The following proteins are encoded in a genomic region of Chaetodon auriga isolate fChaAug3 chromosome 8, fChaAug3.hap1, whole genome shotgun sequence:
- the crdhl gene encoding retinol dehydrogenase 13, producing MRAAGGFLVLPWPGGGGGSDTDPDPGSAEEGWGPLLLRCGAVLGVTLICVAVLRRWIAGGVCRCSLRLDGKTVLITGANTGIGKETSRDLAARGARVVMACRDLSRAEQAAEEIRQSTGNGNVVIRHLDLASVYSVRQFAKDFLDSEDRLDILINNAGVMMCPKWLTEDGFETQLAVNHLGHFLLTNLLLPKLKSSTPSRVVTVSSIAHRGGRIDFDDLFFSRRSYSSLESYRQSKLANVLFSRELARRLRGSGVSSFCLHPGVIRTELGRHVQGWFPLLGALLSLPSLLLMKTPSQGCQTTVYCAVTPGLEGRSGGYFSDCAEKEAAPEGQDDAVARRLWEESARLVGLKDTC from the exons ATGAGGGCTGCTGGAGGTTTCCTGGTGTTGCCGTGGCCCGGCGGGGGCGGTGGCTCGGACACGGACCCGGACCCGGGGTCGGCGGAGGAGGGCTGGGGgccgctgctgctgaggtgTGGAGCTGTGCTGGGAGTCACTCTGATCT gtGTGGCGGTGCTGAGGAGGTGGATTGCAGGTGGAGTGTGTCGCTGTTCTCTTCGTCTCGATGGAAAGACAGTTCTGATCACAGGAGCAAACACCGGCATCGGCAaagagaccagcagagacctgGCAgccagag GGGCCCGGGTGGTGATGGCGTGCAGGGACCTGAGCCGGGCGGAGCAGGCGGCCGAGGAGATCCGTCAGTCAACAGGAAACGGAAACGTGGTGATCAGACATCTGGACCTCGCCTCCGTTTACTCCGTCAGACAGTTCGCTAAAGATTTCCTGGACAGTGAAGACAGACTGGACATCCTCATTAATAATGCAG GCGTGATGATGTGTCCAAAATGGCTGACTGAGGATGGTTTTGAGACTCAATTGGCTGTCAATCATCTGGGTCACTTCCTGCTAACCAATCTGCTGCTGCCAAAGCTGAAGAGCTCCACCCCCAGCCGAGTGGTTACCGTGTCCTCCATCGCCCACCGGGGAG GTCGCATCGACTTTGACGACCTGTTCTTCAGCAGGAGGAGCTACAGCTCCCTGGAGAGCTACAGGCAGAGCAAGCTGGCCAACGTTCTGTTCTCCAGAGAACTCGCCCGACGACTCAGAG GCTCTGGCGTGTCGTCGTTCTGTCTCCACCCGGGTGTGATCCGGACCGAATTGGGCCGTCACGTTCAGGGCTGGTTCCCCCTGctgggggcgctgctgagcctcccctccctgctgctCATGAAGACTCCCAGTCAGGGCTGTCAGACCACGGTGTACTGTGCTGTGACGCCGGGCCTGGAGGGACGATCCGGAGGGTACTTCAG cgACTGTGCAGAGAAGGAAGCAGCTCCAGAGGGGCAGGACGACGCCGTGGCGAGGAGGCTGTGGGAAGAGAGCGCCCGATTGGTTGGATTGAAAGACAcatgctga